The Sabethes cyaneus chromosome 1, idSabCyanKW18_F2, whole genome shotgun sequence DNA segment ttgttaACAtaatttgtaatatcaaaaaatgacgtcctaccagatgtgttcactattccacaagctttcaaaattggtataccatacttcctctcgattgtttttcaatagttaaatagtgcatttttataaacatttttataaacattgcAATtataaaaattgcaattttttcaaagttggaacttttttagtcgatttttttattttaaaatatttgttgatctttctcgaagaaacatgcaaaatttggaaatggagaaataaaaactcaagaagttatgaatttttatatcgggggatatacctgatacctgatatgACGTCATATTTTCATTACTCatatgaaaaaggcggcaaaagcAAAACGATtttacaaaacgaatttaacttaccattttcactgtttcacatATTTCGAATCAATTGCCTGCCTgacattggctatgtgatgctaaaaccttggctaaaatcaaactaaaactaacaaaattcaacaaTTCATACATCCGACtcagttgtcagcttgagcccatctatgaagctgtcagcttgggcccgctctatgttggctacgtttttttgtacaggttggtatagcaaagtgtcattcccgtgtctacagtggacccccgttcgtttgaacgattcctcatgcaaactaacggggttagtttctAATTTGAActactggtaaccctaaatatgttggaacttgtgtgaactggctgccttgctctttgttattgttttgggggtttgattcagttggcagttacAAGCAGCGTATactcattctccgatcggatttcttccataatcgttgggaaaacgcaatgtgaaacagattaaacacgctagatcagcacaaacaaatcatgtatatgtgcattgtctgcataagcaaatgatgtcatattgagtatgacgtttgaaccatttttaatttgcacgtcgtgcaaaccaacggggttcaaattaaaaagtgttcagattaaaaacggtcaaacgaacgggggtccacggtatatgaagtattccaccacgcacacatgtaaagattttttgaaattagctggggccctcgctgaggctgtctgcagtaggaataatattaCCAACATCAAATTTTAagctcccggatcctctccactctttgctcccctctcactcctacataaacgagccccagctaatgtcattctcgttagtgacgaaaccgcaaattacttcatggtGTTTTACGTAATATTTAAACGGCTCCTTGCATTTTTCAGATTTTTAGTTGGAACAAAGAAATTTGGCAGCTCTGTTTATTCGTCAAAGGTGTCAAAGAAGATTGCGGATAGAGAAGCTGCGCGCTTTGTTGAAGCCTTTCGCATTTATTTGTACAAAAACGTTCTATAGTTGGAAAGCATTTTCTGCTGGTTTGCTTCCGTTACACGAAACACTGAAATCTACTGCAAGTTTTCAGTTCCTCGCAGAATGTCCGACGGCCAGGAAAACGTTCCGGAAGGGTGGGAAAAGCGGACTAGCCGGTCCACTGGTATATGTGACCTTGAGTTCATAGCAAGAATTTTAAACTTAAGCGTATTTTTCTGTAGGAATGACATACTATTTGAATACGTATACGAAGGAGTCACAGTGGGATCTCCCTACAAAACCGGCCACACCGGAGCAAGGAGCAGCCGAAGTTCAGTGTGCTCACTTGCTGGTAAAGCACAAGGACTCGCGACGACCCAGTTCCTGGCGGGAAGAGAACATCACTCGCACCAAGGGGGACGCGTTGCGTTTGCTTGAAGGGTACAAAAAGCAAATAAAGTCAGGTGAGGCCACGCTGCCAGAACTGGCACAGCAATTTTCGGATTGCAGCTCGGCTAAACGCGGAGGCGATTTGGGAATGTTTAAGCGTGGAATGATGCAGAAACCTTTCGAAGATGCCGCTTTTGCACTGAAGATAGGCGAAATTTCCGATCTAGTGGACACCGATTCCGGAGTGCACCTTATTTTGAGACTGAAGTAAGGTGATGAGATTTGGCATAGTTGGTGGAATGAAGGGACTCTGCAACAGATCCCTAATGAACTTTAAAGGTAAAAATGCTGTTCCTGgttgaaaatttatattttaataaCTATAAACATATCCTTGAGCCGCAAATACTAAAGCTtcaatttttcaagcagtaattTGGCACCGGCGTGTTTTTGAAGTTTCAATTTTGGTTTGACTGAttttaacttttgttttaattgtttctGAACCGAGTCGGTACTGTTttcaaatattaataatagCAAAAAGCAAGGCCGATTATGCTGCACCCACGTTGCAACCTGTAAATGAGCGGTAAAAAACTTGTATTTAGCAGTCAAgatcaatatttaagaaaaaagaAAGTACCGATTCATCTTCCAACTGTTCGATTATTGCCTTTCCGAACTGGAAGCTATTTTCATCTTGCTGACGTTTCTCCGAGTCCAGTTTAATAATTTTCTTTAAACCAATGTGCAATCCTGCGTGCTCGATTCCATTTACCAATGGATTAGCCTCAAGTTGTTTCAAGCGCtttttctcctaaaaatgtcaaatttaattttatttagacTCGTTTAATTTTTGTTACCTTTTCCTCAGCGAAGGGACTCTTTTTGATTTTCTTAATTTTGCCGTCTTTCTTATTCACATCCGGTTTCTTTATCGCTTCCTCTAATATAGGTAATCCTTCTTGATTGACCTCGTTTTCATGGATCTGCCACTGTGGATCACAAATTACTTTCGCAAGGGCTTGCTGAACTCTTTGTATATGATCTCCCGAAACTAAAATAACAAATTCATCTTATAGTAAATCGCTAAAGTCTTATTCCTAAACACTTACGATTCTTCAAGGCGGCTGCCGTTAGAAGAGCAGTGTGTCCACCTCGTAGCCAGAAACTCGCGTTAGCTTCGACAGCTTTGCAGAATGGCTCCACCGCAGTCGCGAGAATTTCCCGCCTTCGGATTTCTTTATCCTTTTTGCTGTACTTTAGAAAGCCATCTAGAATTTCGATCTGTGTCGGATGTAACAGATCCTTATCGGCCGGTGAAAATATCCACCCTATAACTTTTCGGCCCCATTCACCGCTTGCAACAATGTTTTCCACGTGTTCCAGCAGGACCACCACCAGCTGTTTACCCAAAATGACTGTGTCGTCGTAACAGTTAAGAATGCAAAGAACCAAACGATGGCCATGCTCGTGAATACTCAATTTTTCTACGTATGGCTTAAGTGCCTTCAGAGCCGCCCTACGATCTTTAACCACCGAATTAAGGAAGCAATATATAGCAGCAGACACACCGTCTTTTGTGCTGGAAATCGCTGCCAAATGAGGAAGGTACAATTCTATGACTTCCGAACGTTCGATTTCTGAAGCTTCCTGTAGAAAGTCTAACATTAGAGTATGCAGCAAAGCATTATCCGTGAGTTGCTTGTTTGCCGCCTGAACCAAATGAGCTTTAACTGTTGAAATGACGGTCTTTTTCATGTAACTATTTGTCTCCCAGGTGTCCTTCATGCAGGACACAGTCTTATCCTTGCTATGCTGATAAATTTCCGAATAAAAAGCTTGTCGCATAAACGCTTTTTGCTCATTGGTAGCATACTCGTTATAAACCAAGTCTACGATCGACCCAGAGAAGGCTTGATTAGTCATTTTCACAACATGTTTGATGATAGCATCCGTAATTTTGACCCCCAAAGGTTTTGATCCATTTTTCAGGAGATTCGTCACACAATGGTGACCATATTTAGAAGTGGCAAGCTCATAGATAGCCGGTATTAACTTATCCGCTATCTGTGCACGCAGTTCCACGGAAGCGTTTTTAATCATACACTGAATAACACGAGCCGTATCGTGACTTGTAGCAATTCGGCTGTAGGTGTTGTCCTTACTCAGCATCTGGTGCAGCCGAACGACCAGTTCTTCTTTATTTTCCGTACTTTTTCTCTTGAGAGTTTCGTAGACTTTCTTTGCACCCACACTAAGTTCATAAAGATCTTTCGTTTTTGCCTTACGCCGCTGTTCACGCAGTTCCTTTTGCTTGGCTTTTAGGCCATTCCAGTATTCCCGCTTGGCTTCCGGTGTGTTCTCAACGAACGGCTTTTTTTCTCCAAACTGTTTGAATCCGGTTTTCTGCCCATCGGTTGtggatatttttttctgaaacttACCACTCTGCTTTTTCGAATTGTGATCCAGTCGCATCGAGAATTTTTTAGCCGGCTGATCTTCATCGGAGACAGATTTAATCAATTTtggctttttcactttttccgcAGATGACTCGTTGGCCGCTGACCTTTTTTTAGTTTGAATCATCTTTTGTACTGAAAAGGTGGTAAAACCACACTAGGTTTGGAAGATATAAAACGGTAAACTCAAGAAACAGCGTGCAAGCAACGACGGCAGGCAGCGACCATTCGAAAACAATCACAAAACACATGCGTTTTTAGACAGATGACAGCTCTGCCTTTGACGGACTGACAGCACAGGAACAGCTTGAACTATCGTTGCCAGATTCTTTCTAAAACAGGTGTTCTGCGTTAAGTCGACCTTACTGCTTGAATTTTACACGCaaaaaatagaatagaaaaatTTACACAGACAATCgcgaaacatttttttctagCGGTCTATCCTCtgatgtagagtgactatatacagagtggcgacaagtcatcccaaatgtatgcaatgcgggttttccaaggtttttctttctctttcctgcatgcgcgttggataggtcgtctgctcgattggaatgacactgacagataattatcattccaattttgacattgtcgccactctgtatatagtcactctactctgATGGTTCTGATATGCATTATCGTTGataacactcaaaatattctgcgcATAACTGATGGTAAACATAACTgatcgggtgacgccatttttccaattGGCGAAAAACTGACTGCGATAAAAATGCTTCTaccgaaattttcaagagaaaatacccaatgggtaattttctacaacgtttcttctgtgatgcaatttaatgtgagacaccctttaaaaaagaatattttGGTCCCAAGATTGCAAGAAGAATGATCCTTTTAAAGTTATAGATCAAGAAATGAAAAGGCTGGCATCCCTGATAACAAATGCAAAgttcaaaaaatgtaaacaaatggatatatttaacgaaatttgaacgaaatccaCTTAATCAATTTCTAGTGCAACTGGACTGGAACTGCAAGTGCACCCACCTACCCAGTTGCAAATACGTATCTTTTTAGTTGATCAATCTAAAAGCAGGTGCAAAATGTTATGGAGTTTTCCGAAATTAACTTCATATCCATTCTTCAACGTAACCCGAAGGCTATCGACTAAAAGTTCACCTAAAAATGAGCCAAAATACACCCATACGATCAACCTGCCGAAAACCAAATTCCCTGCTCGTTTGACCGGTGTGAAACGAAATGAGGTGCATGAGCAACTGCGGCAGGTAAAATTAGCGTTTAAAAGAGGAACTTGTAAACACAAACTAATtgtaaataactaattttgttcTAGACGCGTTTTAGCAAACTCTACGAATGGCAAAGGAATTCACTACCAAACGGAGGAGAATTTACTTTACACGACGGTCCTCCTTACGCCAACGGCGATCTACACATGGGCCATGCAGTTAATAAGATACTAAAGGATTTGATCCTAAGGCATAAAATTGTTTCCGGTACAAAGGTTCATTACGTACCGGGTTGGGATTGCCACGGGTTACCAATTGAGCTTAAGGCTCTGGATGCATACAGCAAAAGTGCGAAAAGCAAAAACCTAAAGGAACAGCTGAACGCTTCGAAGATTCGCCGACTTGCTAGGAGTTTTGCATTGGAGACGATCGACACGCAGCGAACAGAGTTTGAGCAGTGGGGCGTGACCGCAGATTGGTCGGAGAGCCGTTCTTGGTATCGAACATTAGATCCAGGCTATATAAAAGTACAGTTGAAACTGTTTCAGGAGCTATTCGAGAAGGGTCTTATTTATAGGGACTTGAAGCCGGTTTTCTGGTCTCCTTCGTCGCGATCTGCGTTAGCTGAGGCAGAGCTGGAATACGATGAGGCGCATAAAAGTCCTTCTCTGTATTTGCGGTTTAATATATGCGGTGCCAACGACTGTAAAGAGATTCGGACGAGGCTAGAATCTGGCGAGCCAATTGCGGCTGCTATTTGGACGACAACTCCTTGGACATTGCCCGCAAATCAAGCCGTTTGTTACAATCCTAATTTACGCTACTGTTTAGTTCGCTGTGGCGATGTGAAAAATACACTTTTGCTCACAGGGTCTGATCTCGTACCATATCTTTCGGAACAATTTGGTGCTCCACTACAAAAAGTAGTAGAAATTGCTGGCAGTGAGCTTGGCTGTGTAAAATACGAGCATCCGATCGATGGGTCGGAGTTACCTTTCCTACCCGCTGGCCACGTAAAAGCTGAGAAAGGAACCGGCCTAGTGCATACCGCACCCGCTCATGGGCCAGACGATTTTCTAGTTTTCCTAGAGCGGAGGTTACCTATCAAGTCACTTATCGACGAGTCTGGTTGTTATAACGTTCTAAGTCCGGAATTTCTGCAAGGAAAATTTGCACTTACTGAAGGCAATCAGTTGGTTTTGGAACGACTTCAAGAGCAAACCATAGCATGTGGAACTATTGAGCATTCCTATCCGATAGACTGGCGTACCAAGCAGCCAGTGATGCTACGAGCAAGCGAACAATGGTTTATCGACACCAATAAGTTGAAAGAACCGGCTCTGGCTGCCGTAGAAGAGATTCGAATATTTCCACGTACATCAGCCGAAGTTAGTAAGAAAGTATTGAACGGACAGTTGCAGAAACGGCCGTATTGGTGTATTTCCAGGCAACGCGCTTGGGGTGTACCGATTCCCGTATTTTAcgataaaaagtgttcgaaacCGATTATTCATTCCGGTATAATAGAACACTTAGTTGAGAAGCTCGAGAAAACAGGCAACATGGATTTCTGGTGGACTGCAGAAATAGGCGAATTAGTCCCCGATCGTGTGCTCGCTGCGTTGAACTTAGCATCAGAGGATCTAACTAAAGGCGAGGATATATTGGACATTTGGTTCGATTCTGGCATTTCGTGGCTAAGCGTGCTGGGTAGAGAACGGACTGCTGATTTATATTTAGAAGGGCTTGATCAGTTTACCGGCTGGTTTCAATCGTCGCTACTGACTAGTGTCGCCACGAGAGGAGCGAGTCCATATCGTACGATTTTCGTGCATGGCTTTGCAGTAGATGAGAACGGTATGAAGATGTCCAAATCACTCGGTAATATTATTCAACCGAAGGAAATTGTCAACCAGTATGGTTGCGATACACTCCGCTGGTGGGTTGCTGCCCATGCTATTCAGAATACGTCCATTCCGGTTAGCCATAAATTGCTCAGTTCGTCTGGCGAAAGTGTTCAGAAAATTCGAGGGATTTTAAGATTTCTACTGGGGGTTGTGCCAGATCTGGACGTAGAAACTAAACTAACCGAGTCTAATTTAAAACTTGTGGACAAGTACTTCTTGCAGCAGTTGCAACAATTGCACGATACTGTGAGTGGCTGCACCCTCATAATCGACAAATATTCTATTGGGCTAATTGGTTTTCTTACAGGTGTTCACGCTTTATGAATCCTACCAATATAACAAAGCTTCTGCGAGCACTCTTACCTTCTGTGTGTCAACTTTATCTGggttttatttgcacttaatcAAGGATCGTCTCTACTGTGGTACACACGAACAGTACCGCAATCTGCAGGGCATTCTGGGTCAAACGTTCGAGACACTATGCAAGATACTGTGGCCAATTGTTCCCTTCCTGGTAGAAGAGAGTTGGTCCTATAGAGGTATGTAGAGATAATAATAAACACATCcttaaaaaaatcaattggATTTTAACAAACTTCAGCGCAAACGCCATTCTTTGAATTTTCTCAACGAATGGCTTCAGCAAACAGACTAGAAGACTCTCCGCACACGGCGGTCATCATAGAACAAGTGCTGGATCTCAAAGGACTCATTTTTcgtcagcaacagcagcaacaattgGATGCGAACCCATGGTTACTTGCGGTAGATGCAGATGTGCCCATTTCCGTTATGCAACTATTGCAAACATTGCAGCCAGTTGATTCGGGTAAATCTTGCGCTGATTCGGATCTATGCGAAATTCTACAGGTTGGAGCGGTATGTCTGCGAGAGGTTCCAGCGGAGAGTGTTACTGTGACGATCAGAAAACTGGAAGCGACACTTTGTCCACGCTGCAGA contains these protein-coding regions:
- the LOC128733686 gene encoding putative peptidyl-prolyl cis-trans isomerase dodo; translation: MSDGQENVPEGWEKRTSRSTGMTYYLNTYTKESQWDLPTKPATPEQGAAEVQCAHLLVKHKDSRRPSSWREENITRTKGDALRLLEGYKKQIKSGEATLPELAQQFSDCSSAKRGGDLGMFKRGMMQKPFEDAAFALKIGEISDLVDTDSGVHLILRLK
- the LOC128733679 gene encoding protein penguin translates to MIQTKKRSAANESSAEKVKKPKLIKSVSDEDQPAKKFSMRLDHNSKKQSGKFQKKISTTDGQKTGFKQFGEKKPFVENTPEAKREYWNGLKAKQKELREQRRKAKTKDLYELSVGAKKVYETLKRKSTENKEELVVRLHQMLSKDNTYSRIATSHDTARVIQCMIKNASVELRAQIADKLIPAIYELATSKYGHHCVTNLLKNGSKPLGVKITDAIIKHVVKMTNQAFSGSIVDLVYNEYATNEQKAFMRQAFYSEIYQHSKDKTVSCMKDTWETNSYMKKTVISTVKAHLVQAANKQLTDNALLHTLMLDFLQEASEIERSEVIELYLPHLAAISSTKDGVSAAIYCFLNSVVKDRRAALKALKPYVEKLSIHEHGHRLVLCILNCYDDTVILGKQLVVVLLEHVENIVASGEWGRKVIGWIFSPADKDLLHPTQIEILDGFLKYSKKDKEIRRREILATAVEPFCKAVEANASFWLRGGHTALLTAAALKNLSGDHIQRVQQALAKVICDPQWQIHENEVNQEGLPILEEAIKKPDVNKKDGKIKKIKKSPFAEEKEKKRLKQLEANPLVNGIEHAGLHIGLKKIIKLDSEKRQQDENSFQFGKAIIEQLEDESVATWVQHNRPCFLLLLIFENSTDSVQKQLKQKLKSVKPKLKLQKHAGAKLLLEKLKL
- the LOC128735680 gene encoding isoleucine--tRNA ligase, mitochondrial; protein product: MLWSFPKLTSYPFFNVTRRLSTKSSPKNEPKYTHTINLPKTKFPARLTGVKRNEVHEQLRQTRFSKLYEWQRNSLPNGGEFTLHDGPPYANGDLHMGHAVNKILKDLILRHKIVSGTKVHYVPGWDCHGLPIELKALDAYSKSAKSKNLKEQLNASKIRRLARSFALETIDTQRTEFEQWGVTADWSESRSWYRTLDPGYIKVQLKLFQELFEKGLIYRDLKPVFWSPSSRSALAEAELEYDEAHKSPSLYLRFNICGANDCKEIRTRLESGEPIAAAIWTTTPWTLPANQAVCYNPNLRYCLVRCGDVKNTLLLTGSDLVPYLSEQFGAPLQKVVEIAGSELGCVKYEHPIDGSELPFLPAGHVKAEKGTGLVHTAPAHGPDDFLVFLERRLPIKSLIDESGCYNVLSPEFLQGKFALTEGNQLVLERLQEQTIACGTIEHSYPIDWRTKQPVMLRASEQWFIDTNKLKEPALAAVEEIRIFPRTSAEVSKKVLNGQLQKRPYWCISRQRAWGVPIPVFYDKKCSKPIIHSGIIEHLVEKLEKTGNMDFWWTAEIGELVPDRVLAALNLASEDLTKGEDILDIWFDSGISWLSVLGRERTADLYLEGLDQFTGWFQSSLLTSVATRGASPYRTIFVHGFAVDENGMKMSKSLGNIIQPKEIVNQYGCDTLRWWVAAHAIQNTSIPVSHKLLSSSGESVQKIRGILRFLLGVVPDLDVETKLTESNLKLVDKYFLQQLQQLHDTVFTLYESYQYNKASASTLTFCVSTLSGFYLHLIKDRLYCGTHEQYRNLQGILGQTFETLCKILWPIVPFLVEESWSYRAQTPFFEFSQRMASANRLEDSPHTAVIIEQVLDLKGLIFRQQQQQQLDANPWLLAVDADVPISVMQLLQTLQPVDSGKSCADSDLCEILQVGAVCLREVPAESVTVTIRKLEATLCPRCRRFIATEHVCQRCSEILKTKFSS